In one window of Macadamia integrifolia cultivar HAES 741 chromosome 2, SCU_Mint_v3, whole genome shotgun sequence DNA:
- the LOC122088421 gene encoding protein LURP-one-related 12-like, with product MSTGVVVDESFCFKEETQLTVLKTSHFFPGDGFAVYDTKGKVIFRVDSYGPDSRLKDELVLMDVSGKCLLTVRRKRPSLHQRWDGFLGERCDGKKPIFSVRRSSIIGRSSVTVEVYGNPNEEYLIEGSFPQRCCMFYNAGSTNESKESVAKIRRKVDSSTNVVLGKDVFSLCVKPGLDAAFAMGLVLVLDQINTSPEPDYIPSSS from the exons ATGAGCACCGGCGTTGTCGTTGACGAAAGCTTTTGCTTCAAAGAGGAGACCCAGCTAACAGTACTCAAGACGTCTCACTTCTTCCCCGGCGATGGTTTCGCCGTTTACGACACCAAAGGAAAGGTCATTTTCCGGGTAGACTCTTACGGCCCCGACTCTCGACTCAAAGACGAACTCGTTCTCATGGACGTCTCTGGCAAATGTCTCCTCACCGTCCGTCGAAAG AGACCAAGCCTTCACCAACGATGGGATGGATTCTTAGGAGAGAGATGTGATGGAAAGAAACCCATCTTCAGTGTAAGGAGATCATCGATCATTGGACGGTCGAGCGTGACGGTGGAAGTGTATGGGAACCCCAATGAGGAGTACCTGATCGAGGGTTCGTTCCCGCAACGATGTTGTATGTTCTACAACGCCGGTTCTACAAACGAGTCGAAGGAATCGGTGGCGAAGATCCGAAGGAAAGTGGACTCATCAACGAACGTAGTACTTGGGAAGGACgttttctctctctgtgttaAGCCTGGGTTAGATGCAGCTTTCGCCATGGGATTGGTACTGGTTCTTGATCAGATCAACACCAGCCCTGAGCCTGACTACATACCATCATCATCCTGA